The Bacillus sp. F19 DNA segment AAGCGCATTATTATTTCATTAATGGAAGGACTAATTGACGAATGAGAATTGATTTCTTAACCCTCTTTCCCGAAATGTTTCATGGAGTAATCGGCAATTCCATTTTGAAAAAAGCGGAAGAAAAGGGTGCCGTCAGCTTTAAAGTAACCAATTTCAGAGATTACTCTGACCATAAGCACTCCATTGTTGATGACTATCCATATGGCGGAGGAGCGGGCATGGTTCTTAAGCCGCAGCCTATATTCGATGCTGTACAAGATATTCAAAAGGAAAGTGCATCTGCCCCTAAAATTATTCTCGTATGCCCCCAGGGTGAAACCTATACCCAGAGAAAAGCAGAGGAACTGGCAAAGGAAGAGCATCTTGTTTTTATCTGCGGACATTATGAAGGATATGACGAGAGAATCAGAGAGCATTTAGTAACGGATGAAATTTCGATTGGAGATTTTATTCTTACCGGCGGAGAACTGGCTTCAATGGTTATCGCTGACAGCGTCGTCAGGCTGCTTCCGGACGTTTTGGGCAATGAGGACTCTCCTGTGCTCGATTCCTTCAGCACAGGGCTTCTGGAGCATCCTCACTACACTCGTCCATCTGAATTCCGCGGAATGAAGGTTCCAGATGTCTTAATCTCCGGCAATCATGCTAAAATTGAAGAATGGCGGGAAAAAGAATCGCTTCGCCGGACTTTTAACAGGAGACCGGATTTGCTGAGCTCCTTCGATCTATCAGACAAGCAGAAAAAGTGGATAGAAGAATTTAAAAAAGGTTAAATGCAGTATTGCATGAGAAGATTCGATATGATATGATGTTTCTTGTGATTTGGTTGCCTATAAAGTGTTTTTCCTTGAAAGGCATTTGGCGCTCATCACACTAAAACGGTGTTCCGCTGCATGATTTATTTTGTAATGAGCATCTGTTGGAAGGAGTTGAAAACGATGCAAAAACTAATTGAAGATATCACTAAAGAACAATTAAGATCTGATCTTCCTGCTTTCCGTCCTGGAGACACTGTACGTGTACACGTTAAAGTTGTTGAGGGAACTCGTGAGCGTATTCAGATTTTTGAAGGTGTTGTCATTAAGCGTCGTGGTGGTGGAATCAGCGAAACTTTCACAGTTCGCAAAATTTCTTATGGGGTAGGCGTAGAACGTACATTCCCAGTTCACACACCTAAAATCGCACAGTTAGAAGTTATCCGTCGCGGTAAAGTACGCCGTGCGAAACTTTACTACTTGCGCGAATTACGCGGTAAAGCGGCTCGTATTAAAGAAATTCGATAATCGATCGTACCAAAAAGGGCTTGTTTACTTTGAACAAGTCCTTTTTTCTTAATGTAAACAATGAAAAGCTGACGATAAAAAGATTCATGACAAAAACGTGTATGAGAAGGTGAGCTCAAAGATGACTCGAAAAAAGAGCGAGTTGTTTGAATGGATCAAAGCACTTGCTATTGCAGTAATACTCGCAGCCGTTATCCGATATTTCTTATTTGCACCAATTGTTGTGGATGGATTGTCCATGATGCCTACCCTGCACGATCAGGACCGCATGATAGTTAATAAAATTGGGTATAAAATAGGTGAACCGGAGCGGTTTGATATTGTCGTTTTTCATGCAACTGAAGAAAAGGACTACATCAAAAGAGTCATTGGACTTCCGGGAGACCGTGTAGAATACCGTGATGATACGCTCTACATTAATGGAAAAGCCTATGAAGAGCCTTATTTAGATGAGTATAAAAACACGTTAATTGACGGACCTTTGACAGAACCGTTTACAGTTGAAGAAGTCCCTGAAGGCCAGTTGTTTGTAATGGGTGATAACCGGAGATACAGCAAAGACAGCCGCCATATCGGCCCGGTATCCAAAGATGAGGTTATGGGACAAACAAGCCTGATCTACTGGCCATTAAATGATATTCGATTTGTTGAGTAAAGAAATAAAGCAGGTGTAAAGCATGACTATACAATGGTTTCCCGGCCACATGGCCAAAGCAAGACGTCAAGTAACCGAAAAATTAAAGTTAATAGATATCGTTTTTGAACTTGTAGATGCGAGAATTCCGGTATCATCAAGAAATCCGATGATCGATGAAATTATATCGAGCAAACCGAGAATTGTGCTGCTGAATAAAGCTGACATGGCTGATCCGAAGGCGACACAGCAATGGCTTGCCTATTTTAGAGAGCAGGGGATTCACGCATTGCCGATAGACGCTAAAACGGGTACCGGCATGAAACAGATTGTTTCGATGTCAAAAGAAGTCCTGAAAGAAAAGTTTGACAGACTAGCTGCAAAAGGGGTTAAACCAAGAGCGATTCGCGCATTGATTATCGGCATTCCAAATGTCGGAAAGTCGACGCTTATCAACCGTCTGGCAAAGAAAAATATGGCAAAAACCGGAGATCGACCGGGAGTCACTACTGCCCAGCAGTGGGTAAAAGTAGGCAAGGAGCTTGAGCTGCTTGATACTCCAGGAATTCTATGGCCTAAATTTGAAGATGAGCTTGTCGGACTAAAGCTAGCAACTACAGGTGCTATTAAAGATGCGATCTTAAACCTTCAGGAAGTTGCGTTATATGCATTGGAATTTTTAAGCGAAAAGTATCCAAACCGGCTTAAAGAAAGATATGCACTTGAAGAAATCCCTGAGGATCGTGTAGAGCTTTTTGATGCTGTAGCGAAAAAAAGAGGATGCATCATGTCTGGCGGCTGGGTGGACTATGATAAAACATCCGAGCTTCTCCTAAGAGAAATCCGCTCTGAAAAACTGGGACGCCTGAGCTTTGAAACGACAGAAAGCATTCAGCAATAAGAAAAGAAGACTCGCTATATGGCGCGTCTTTATTTTTTTTGTAAATGAAGAATGATGAAAGTCCAGGGTAATTAACTCATTTTTTCGCTTTTATACTTTACATACCGATAAATAAAGGCTGTGATATCCATGAAAAAACAAACAACTGAGCAAATCAGGCAAAAATTGATTCAAATCGAACATACAGGCGACCCTTTTTTACTTGAATGCGGAAAAGATGAACGAAAAAGTGTACAAAAACTGGTCGAAAAATGGATGCGCGAATTTGAACAGAAGAAAAAAGATAAGCAGATGTTTGAAGACATGATGACATTTGAGCGTCAGGCAAGAGACAAGGGATATAAATACATATGCGGAATTGATGAAGTCGGACGCGGTCCGCTGGCAGGGCCTGTTGTGGCTGCTGCTGTTATCCTTCCTGAAGAATTTTTCCTGCCAGGGTTAACTGATTCCAAAAAACTGTCAGCAGAAAAAAGAGAGTTATTTTTTGAGAAGATCGTCAGTGAGTCTGTCGCTTATGGAATCGGGACTATTTCACCTGCGCAAATTGATGAGGTGAACATCTATCAGGCTACTAAAGCTGCTATGCTGAAGGCTGTAGATGAGCTCGCTGTGCGGCCTGAGTATATGCTCATTGATGCAATGGAGATTGCCCTGCCAATCCCTCAAGAATCATTGATAAAAGGGGATGCAAGAAGCGTGAGCATCGCTGCGGCCTCCGTCGTGGCAAAAGTCACCAGAGATCGAATCATGAAAAAGCTTGCACAGAAATTTCCCCAGTACGGGTTCGATCAAAATATGGGATATGGAACAAAGCTGCATCTTGAAGCTTTAAATAAGAATGGAGTAACAGACTATCACCGCAAGAGCTTTTCTCCTGTGAAAGAAATGGCATTAAGTAAATAAGGGAGCAGTAGTAATGAATAAAATCATTGCAGGTAAAAGGCAGATACTCATTCAGGAAGAACAGCATCATTTATGGAAAGATCCTTGAAAAAAGCGGCGATCTTGCTGTCATACAAATTGGAGATTCTAAACTAAAGGCGATGATCGACAGCAGCGTTCCTTCTTCAGGGACCTATTGGTTTAGTTTAAATCCGGTAAATAGGGCAATTCCTTCAGCCCTTGATTGATTTACATATTCAAAACTGCATCATGACTGTCACAATTTATAATCAATTCAAACCGTTTCACTCACTCTTTCACAAGGAAGCTGCAAAATTCAATCATGTTCCTGTACAGCAGGATCCTTCGTTTAATGAAATCCTCCATAAGGTGGAAGTGAACGAGCAAATTCCGAAAGAACTTTATCACGCAGTCGCTGAAATCTTTTTATTTATTTATCATGTGGATAAAGAAGTCAAGACCATGTCAGACAAAAATAACTGGGAAAATTGAAAATATTTTATATTACTAGAAAAATAAATTTTGTGAAAAAGTTAGAAAAAAATAAAGGATTCGACGAATTTCTGCAGAATAGTAGACAAGGTATCAACTATTTTATAAAATGAAAGCGCAGTCTATTTTTTCGTACATAAGTTAGGAGGATGAGAAATGAATATCCATGAGTATCAAGGAAAAGAAATCCTTAGAAAATATGGAGTAGCAGTACCAAACGGCAAAGTTGCCTTCACAGTTGAAGAAGCTGTGTCAGCAGCAAAAGAATTAGGTACTGAAGTAGTTGTTGTAAAAGCTCAGATCCATGCGGGCGGCCGCGGAAAAGCTGGCGGGGTAAAAGTTGCAAAGAATATTGAAGAAGTGGAAACTTATGCGAATGAAATTTTAGGGAAAACGCTAGTTACCCACCAGACAGGTCCGGAAGGCAAAGAAGTAAAACGCTTACTTATCGAAGAAGGCTGCGATATTAAGAAAGAATACTATATCGGACTTGTATTGGACCGCGCAACTTCACGTGTTGTTTTAATGGCATCTGAAGAAGGCGGAACGGAAATTGAAGAAGTTGCAGAAGCAACTCCTGAAAAGATTTTCAAAGAAGTAATCGATCCTGCTGTAGGTTTACAAGCTTACCAGGCTCGCAGAATTGCTTTTAATATTAATATTCAGAAAGAATTAGTCGGGCAGGCTGTTAAATTCATGATGAGCCTGTACAAAGCATTCACTGAAAAAGACTGTTCAATTGCTGAAATCAATCCTCTTGTTGTAACAGGAGACGGGAAAGTAATGGCGCTGGATGCAAAATTAAACTTTGACTCAAATGCCCTTTACCGCAGAAAAGATATTCTTGAATACCGTGATCTTGATGAAGAGGATGCTAAAGAGATCGAAGCTTCTAAATATGACTTAAGCTATATTTCTTTAGATGGAAATATCGGCTGTATGGTAAATGGAGCAGGACTTGCAATGGCAACGATGGATATCATCAAGTACTACGGCGGGGACCCGGCAAACTTCCTGGACGTTGGGGGCGGTGCAACGGCTGAGAAGGTAACAGAAGCATTTAAGATTATCCTTTCAGATCAAAACGTAAAAGGGATTTTCGTCAACATTTTCGGCGGAATTATGAAATGTGACATTATCGCTCAGGGTGTTGTTGAGGCTACGAAACAAGTCGGCCTTGAAATTCCTTTAGTTGTCCGTTTAGAAGGCACTAACGTTGAGCTTGGCAAACAAATCTTAAATGAATCCGGTTTAAATATCACATCTGCAGAATCAATGGCTGATGGCGCACAAAAAATCGTATCTTTAGTAGGGTAAGAAAGGCAGGGGACTTAAGATGAGCGTATTTATTAACAAAGATACTAAAGTAATTGTACAGGGGATTACAGGATCTACTGCGCTATTTCATACAAAGCAAATGCTTGAGTATGGCACAAAAATAGTAGGCGGAGTTACACCGGGAAAAGGAAACACGGAAGTAGAAGGAGTTCCTGTCTTTAATACAGTTGAAGATGCTGTTAAAGAAACAGGTGCAAATGCATCAGTCATTTATGTTCCGGCACCATTTGCAGCAGATGCAATCATGGAAGCTGTTGATGCTGAACTTGATCTCGTTATCTGTATCACTGAACACATTCCGGTTCTTGATATGGTTAATGTGAAGCGTTACATGGAAGGCAAGAAAACCCGCCTTGTCGGACCAAACTGCCCGGGTGTCATCACACCTGATGAATGTAAAATCGGCATCATGCCTGGATATATTCATACAAAAGGACATGTTGGCGTCGTATCACGTTCAGGAACATTAACATACGAGGCTGTTCATCAGCTCACTCAAGCAGGCATCGGTCAATCTACAGCTGTAGGTATTGGCGGAGATCCTGTAAACGGCACAAACTTTATCGATGTTCTTAAGGCATTCAATGAAGATGAGGACACATATGCAGTCATCATGATCGGCGAAATCGGCGGAACTGCTGAAGAAGAAGCAGCATTATGGATTAAAGAAAACATGACAAAGCCAGTTGTTGGCTTTATCGGCGGTCAAACAGCACCTCCTGGAAAGCGCATGGGCCATGCTGGTGCGATTATTTCAGGCGGCAAGGGTACTGCGGCCGAAAAGATTAAAACAATGAATGAGTGCGGCATAAAAGTTGCTGACACTCCATCTGTTATGGGTGAAACATTAATTGAAGCTTTAAAAGAAAATAATTTGCTGGAAAAATGTAAAACACATTAAAAAGATCTGGGAATAGCATAATATGCTATTCCTTTCTTTCTATATCGCTCTTTTCCAATCCAAAATGAATACTCCGAAAATCAATCAAGATATGCCTTTTATAAAAACAATATATAATAGTAGAAAGGGACTTAAAATGCTCGAAATAGAAAAAACGCTTATCCATTTATCGCACTGCAGGGGCTTTCGCCACCTTAATTTTTTCAAACTGTTTAAAGCCGACTCAACTTTAAAATCCCTATACAGGTTCACAGATCAAGAGATTCAGCTGCTTTTCAAGCTTACAGATCAAACACTTCCACAATTTCTTCAAGATTTCCACTCATTTAACCTCCAAGACATAAAGGCATATTATGATGAACAGAACTTTCATATGCTCACTCTTTTTAATGAAACTTACCCAGAACTGCTGCGTGAGATTCCAGATCCCCCTCCAATTCTCTTTTATAAAGGTGACATAACTCGTCTAAAATCAAAAAAAATGATCAGCATAGTAGGAACACGGAATCCAACAACATACGGCATAAATGCGCTGCAAAAAATTGTGCCGCCCTTAGTCAGCGATGGATGGACCATTGTAAGCGGGCTGGCTAAAGGTATTGACGCTCTTGCCCATCGTGCCGCCTTAAATGAAAAGGGAGCAACAATCGGAGTTATTGCAGGGGGATTACAACACTTTTATCCTAAGGAAAATAAAGCTCTGTTTGAAAAAATGTCCTCTGAACAGCTTGTCCTCTCGGAACATCCTCCAAATGTAAAACCTCAAAAATGGCACTTTCCCCAAAGAAACCGGATCATTAGCGGCTTGAGCCTTGGAACAGTTGTGATGCAGGCTAAAGAGAAAAGCGGATCGCTGATTACGGCTAACATTGCAATAGATCAGGGGAGACAGGTTTTTGCTGTTCCGGGGTCCATATTTGATGATTTCTCTGCTGGAGCAAATCAGCTGATCAAGCAGGGGGCATATCTCGCAGAAGACGGAAGCGATATCATAAATGATCTCATTTTGCAGGTATAATAAGCGTATTTTTCCTTCTTATGTTCATTTACTGTTTGACAAACTGCATCACAATATTTAATAATAGTGGAGATTTAACCTGTTTAAGCAAATCATGGAATGTATGCGTTATTCTTTGTATGCGGCAGGAATATCATTTCATTTAAAAGATAAACTCATAAATTTAAAAAAGTGAAAGTATGAAAATAAAGAGAGAGAACACCTCTTTAAGGAGGATCATGTATGTCGGATTTTTTAGTGATTGTTGAATCGCCGGCAAAAGCGAAAACAATTGAACGATATCTAGGAAAAAAATATAAGGTTAAAGCTTCTATGGGGCATGTCCGCGATCTTCCAAGAAGTCAGATCGGCGTAGACACTGAGGGGAATTACGAACCGAAATATATTACTATTCGGGGGAAAGGGCCAGTCCTTAAAGAATTAAAAACAGCAGCAAAAAAAGCCAAAAAAGTCTATCTCGCAGCTGACCCGGATCGCGAAGGGGAAGCTATTGCCTGGCACCTCGCTCATAGTCTTGACGTTGACGTACTGTCAGACTGCCGTGTCGTTTTCAATGAGATAACAAAGGATGCCATCAAAGAATCATTTAAACATCCTCGTCCCATCAACATGGATTTAGTTGATGCTCAGCAGGCGAGACGTATTCTGGACAGATTAGTCGGGTATAAAATCAGCCCGATTCTCTGGAAAAAAGTAAAAAAAGGATTAAGCGCGGGACGCGTTCAGTCTGTTGCTGTCCGTTTAATCATTGACCGCGAAAAAGAAATAAAGGCATTTGTTCCGGAAGAATACTGGACAATAGAAAGTCAATTCTTAAAAGACCAAGATCTTTTCGATGGTGCATTCTTTGGGATCAGCGGGAAAAAAGCGGAATTAAAAACCGAAGCTGATGTTAACGAAGTATTAAATAAAATCAAAGGCAACAATTTTACAGTCACAAACGTTTCGAAAAAAGAAAGAAAACGTAATCCAGCAGTTCCATTTACAACATCTACACTCCAGCAGGAAGCGGCCCGTAAATTGAATTTCAGAGCGAAAAAGACAATGATGATTGCACAGCAGTTATACGAAGGAATGGACCTTGGTAAAGAGGGGACTGTCGGTCTGATTACGTACATGCGTACAGATTCTACAAGAATTTCTGAAACAGCTCAGCAAGAAGCATTTACTTTCATTGAACAGAAGTATGGCAAAGAATTTACGAATACAGAGAAGAAGGCTGCGAAAAAAAATTCAAATACCCAAGATGCCCATGAGGCGATCCGCCCTACTTCAACTCTGAAGGATCCTGCATCTTTAAAAGAATTCTTAAGCCGCGATCAGCTGCGTTTATACAAATTAATCTGGGAACGTTTTGTAGCAAGTCAAATGGCATCTGCCGTACTTGATACAATGAGTGTCGATTTAAACAATAACGATGTAATGTTCAGAGCAAATGGCTCCAAAATTAAATTTCCCGGATTTATGAAAGTATATGTCGAAGGAAATGATGATGGAGTGGAAGAGAAGGACCGCATGCTTCCTGATTTACAAAATGGAGATGTGGTTTATTCAAAGGATATAGAACCTGCTCAGCATTTCACTCAGCCTCCCCCTCGCTATACAGAGGCAAGACTTGTAAAAACGCTTGAGGAGCTTGGAATAGGCAGACCGTCAACTTATGCACCTACTCTTGATACAATTCAGAAAAGAGGCTATGTTGCCCTTGATAATAAACGATTTATTCCGACTGAGCTTGGTGAGATCGTTCTTGAATTGATCATGGAATTTTTCCCTGAAATCATTAATGTTGAATTTACGGCTAAAATGGAAAACAGTCTTGATGAAATTGAAGACGGAAATGTACAATGGGCCAATATCATTGACGATTTTTATAAAGATTTTGCAAAGCGCCTGGAAGTCGCTGAAAATGAAATGGAAGAAATCGAAATTAAAGATGAACCGGCAGGTGTGGACTGTGAAGAATGCGGCAACCCAATGGTGTTTAAGATGGGGCGTTACGGAAAATTCATGGCTTGCTCGAATTTCCCCGATTGCCGCAATACAAAACCGATTGTGAAAGAAATCGGGGTTCCTTGTCCGAAATGTGAAAAAGGAAATATCGTTGAAAGAAAATCAAAGAAACGCCGCATTTTCTATGGCTGTGATCAATTTCCAGAATGTGACTTCCTATCATGGGATAAACCGATTGCAAGATCATGCCCAAAATGTGATAATATGCTAGTTGAGAAAAAACTTAAAAAGGGCATGCAGGTACAGTGCGTGAACTGTGATTATAAAGAAGAACAGCAAAAGTAAAGGTGAGCGAAGTCTTGCTCACCTTCTTTATGTGTTTTATGGAGGTTAAAAAAATGAACAATAAAACAGTAAATGTAATTGGAGCCGGTCTTGCCGGAAGTGAAGCAGCATGGCAGCTTGCAAATCGCGGAGTCCAGGTAAACTTGTATGAAATGAGACCGGTTAAACAAACACCTGCTCATCATACAGATAA contains these protein-coding regions:
- the topA gene encoding type I DNA topoisomerase, which codes for MSDFLVIVESPAKAKTIERYLGKKYKVKASMGHVRDLPRSQIGVDTEGNYEPKYITIRGKGPVLKELKTAAKKAKKVYLAADPDREGEAIAWHLAHSLDVDVLSDCRVVFNEITKDAIKESFKHPRPINMDLVDAQQARRILDRLVGYKISPILWKKVKKGLSAGRVQSVAVRLIIDREKEIKAFVPEEYWTIESQFLKDQDLFDGAFFGISGKKAELKTEADVNEVLNKIKGNNFTVTNVSKKERKRNPAVPFTTSTLQQEAARKLNFRAKKTMMIAQQLYEGMDLGKEGTVGLITYMRTDSTRISETAQQEAFTFIEQKYGKEFTNTEKKAAKKNSNTQDAHEAIRPTSTLKDPASLKEFLSRDQLRLYKLIWERFVASQMASAVLDTMSVDLNNNDVMFRANGSKIKFPGFMKVYVEGNDDGVEEKDRMLPDLQNGDVVYSKDIEPAQHFTQPPPRYTEARLVKTLEELGIGRPSTYAPTLDTIQKRGYVALDNKRFIPTELGEIVLELIMEFFPEIINVEFTAKMENSLDEIEDGNVQWANIIDDFYKDFAKRLEVAENEMEEIEIKDEPAGVDCEECGNPMVFKMGRYGKFMACSNFPDCRNTKPIVKEIGVPCPKCEKGNIVERKSKKRRIFYGCDQFPECDFLSWDKPIARSCPKCDNMLVEKKLKKGMQVQCVNCDYKEEQQK
- the dprA gene encoding DNA-processing protein DprA gives rise to the protein MLEIEKTLIHLSHCRGFRHLNFFKLFKADSTLKSLYRFTDQEIQLLFKLTDQTLPQFLQDFHSFNLQDIKAYYDEQNFHMLTLFNETYPELLREIPDPPPILFYKGDITRLKSKKMISIVGTRNPTTYGINALQKIVPPLVSDGWTIVSGLAKGIDALAHRAALNEKGATIGVIAGGLQHFYPKENKALFEKMSSEQLVLSEHPPNVKPQKWHFPQRNRIISGLSLGTVVMQAKEKSGSLITANIAIDQGRQVFAVPGSIFDDFSAGANQLIKQGAYLAEDGSDIINDLILQV
- a CDS encoding EscU/YscU/HrcU family type III secretion system export apparatus switch protein, which gives rise to MIDLHIQNCIMTVTIYNQFKPFHSLFHKEAAKFNHVPVQQDPSFNEILHKVEVNEQIPKELYHAVAEIFLFIYHVDKEVKTMSDKNNWEN
- the rplS gene encoding 50S ribosomal protein L19, with the translated sequence MQKLIEDITKEQLRSDLPAFRPGDTVRVHVKVVEGTRERIQIFEGVVIKRRGGGISETFTVRKISYGVGVERTFPVHTPKIAQLEVIRRGKVRRAKLYYLRELRGKAARIKEIR
- the sucD gene encoding succinate--CoA ligase subunit alpha, coding for MSVFINKDTKVIVQGITGSTALFHTKQMLEYGTKIVGGVTPGKGNTEVEGVPVFNTVEDAVKETGANASVIYVPAPFAADAIMEAVDAELDLVICITEHIPVLDMVNVKRYMEGKKTRLVGPNCPGVITPDECKIGIMPGYIHTKGHVGVVSRSGTLTYEAVHQLTQAGIGQSTAVGIGGDPVNGTNFIDVLKAFNEDEDTYAVIMIGEIGGTAEEEAALWIKENMTKPVVGFIGGQTAPPGKRMGHAGAIISGGKGTAAEKIKTMNECGIKVADTPSVMGETLIEALKENNLLEKCKTH
- the ylqF gene encoding ribosome biogenesis GTPase YlqF — encoded protein: MTIQWFPGHMAKARRQVTEKLKLIDIVFELVDARIPVSSRNPMIDEIISSKPRIVLLNKADMADPKATQQWLAYFREQGIHALPIDAKTGTGMKQIVSMSKEVLKEKFDRLAAKGVKPRAIRALIIGIPNVGKSTLINRLAKKNMAKTGDRPGVTTAQQWVKVGKELELLDTPGILWPKFEDELVGLKLATTGAIKDAILNLQEVALYALEFLSEKYPNRLKERYALEEIPEDRVELFDAVAKKRGCIMSGGWVDYDKTSELLLREIRSEKLGRLSFETTESIQQ
- the trmD gene encoding tRNA (guanosine(37)-N1)-methyltransferase TrmD; protein product: MRIDFLTLFPEMFHGVIGNSILKKAEEKGAVSFKVTNFRDYSDHKHSIVDDYPYGGGAGMVLKPQPIFDAVQDIQKESASAPKIILVCPQGETYTQRKAEELAKEEHLVFICGHYEGYDERIREHLVTDEISIGDFILTGGELASMVIADSVVRLLPDVLGNEDSPVLDSFSTGLLEHPHYTRPSEFRGMKVPDVLISGNHAKIEEWREKESLRRTFNRRPDLLSSFDLSDKQKKWIEEFKKG
- a CDS encoding ribonuclease HII, with the translated sequence MKKQTTEQIRQKLIQIEHTGDPFLLECGKDERKSVQKLVEKWMREFEQKKKDKQMFEDMMTFERQARDKGYKYICGIDEVGRGPLAGPVVAAAVILPEEFFLPGLTDSKKLSAEKRELFFEKIVSESVAYGIGTISPAQIDEVNIYQATKAAMLKAVDELAVRPEYMLIDAMEIALPIPQESLIKGDARSVSIAAASVVAKVTRDRIMKKLAQKFPQYGFDQNMGYGTKLHLEALNKNGVTDYHRKSFSPVKEMALSK
- the sucC gene encoding ADP-forming succinate--CoA ligase subunit beta translates to MNIHEYQGKEILRKYGVAVPNGKVAFTVEEAVSAAKELGTEVVVVKAQIHAGGRGKAGGVKVAKNIEEVETYANEILGKTLVTHQTGPEGKEVKRLLIEEGCDIKKEYYIGLVLDRATSRVVLMASEEGGTEIEEVAEATPEKIFKEVIDPAVGLQAYQARRIAFNINIQKELVGQAVKFMMSLYKAFTEKDCSIAEINPLVVTGDGKVMALDAKLNFDSNALYRRKDILEYRDLDEEDAKEIEASKYDLSYISLDGNIGCMVNGAGLAMATMDIIKYYGGDPANFLDVGGGATAEKVTEAFKIILSDQNVKGIFVNIFGGIMKCDIIAQGVVEATKQVGLEIPLVVRLEGTNVELGKQILNESGLNITSAESMADGAQKIVSLVG
- the lepB gene encoding signal peptidase I encodes the protein MTRKKSELFEWIKALAIAVILAAVIRYFLFAPIVVDGLSMMPTLHDQDRMIVNKIGYKIGEPERFDIVVFHATEEKDYIKRVIGLPGDRVEYRDDTLYINGKAYEEPYLDEYKNTLIDGPLTEPFTVEEVPEGQLFVMGDNRRYSKDSRHIGPVSKDEVMGQTSLIYWPLNDIRFVE